The following proteins are co-located in the Planococcus plakortidis genome:
- a CDS encoding ABC transporter ATP-binding protein has protein sequence MGRLFTENLEVSYGERKIVKGLSLSIPDKKITAIIGPNGCGKSTFLKAMTRVIPHESGSVILDGQQIAEEKTKQLAKKLAILPQSPENAAGLTVGEIVSYGRFPYQKGFGKLSKRDYEMIDWALNVTGTQFFKYHPVDALSGGQRQRVWIAMALAQETEMIFLDEPTTYLDMAHQLEILELLRELNAEEERTIVMVLHDLNHAARFADHIVAMKDGQIIKAGSPEEVIVPDVLREVFRIDAEIGLDPRTQKPICLTYNLIKGA, from the coding sequence ATGGGACGCCTTTTTACAGAAAACCTGGAAGTCAGCTATGGCGAAAGGAAAATCGTCAAAGGCTTGTCCCTGTCGATTCCAGATAAAAAGATTACGGCAATCATCGGTCCGAACGGCTGCGGGAAGTCCACCTTCCTGAAAGCGATGACTCGCGTCATTCCGCACGAATCGGGCTCGGTCATCCTCGACGGCCAGCAAATCGCCGAAGAGAAAACGAAGCAATTGGCGAAAAAGCTCGCGATCTTGCCACAATCCCCGGAAAACGCGGCGGGTTTGACAGTCGGCGAGATCGTCTCTTATGGCCGCTTCCCTTATCAAAAAGGGTTCGGCAAGTTAAGCAAACGGGATTATGAAATGATCGACTGGGCGCTCAATGTGACCGGTACGCAATTTTTCAAATACCATCCCGTCGATGCCTTATCCGGCGGCCAGCGCCAGCGCGTCTGGATTGCCATGGCACTTGCGCAGGAAACCGAAATGATTTTCCTCGATGAACCGACGACTTACCTCGATATGGCGCATCAATTGGAAATCCTGGAACTGCTCCGGGAACTCAATGCCGAGGAAGAACGCACCATCGTCATGGTGCTGCACGATTTGAACCACGCCGCCCGCTTCGCCGACCATATCGTCGCGATGAAAGACGGCCAGATCATCAAGGCCGGATCGCCGGAAGAAGTGATCGTTCCGGACGTACTCCGTGAAGTGTTCCGCATCGATGCGGAAATCGGCCTTGACCCACGGACGCAAAAACCGATTTGCCTAACCTATAACTTAATCAAAGGAGCTTAA
- a CDS encoding iron-hydroxamate ABC transporter substrate-binding protein — MKKLLFLSIALLVMLALAACGSTEETTEETGGSEGEASGSDTIQYESENGTVEVPADPQRVVALAYGGNVMALDVPLAGIDAWAIDNPNYEPYLDGVEEVSEENLEKIIELDPDLIIGYSTLQNVDKLEQIAPTVTFTYGKVDYLTQHVEIGKLLNKEDEAQAFVDDFKERAQAAGEEIKAEIGADATVSVIENFDKQLYVYGDNWGRGTEILYQEMGLNMPEKVEEMALSDGYYALSQEVLPEYMGDYVIFSKDSEQDNSFQETDLYQNTPAVKNDQVFEVDAKKFYFNDPISLDYQLELFQEKFLGQ, encoded by the coding sequence ATGAAAAAATTACTTTTCTTGTCCATCGCTTTACTCGTTATGCTGGCGCTTGCCGCTTGCGGCTCAACAGAAGAAACAACCGAGGAAACGGGCGGTTCCGAAGGCGAAGCCAGTGGATCCGACACCATCCAATACGAATCGGAAAACGGTACAGTGGAAGTTCCGGCTGACCCGCAGCGCGTCGTCGCGTTGGCTTACGGCGGAAACGTCATGGCACTTGATGTGCCGCTTGCCGGCATCGACGCTTGGGCAATCGACAACCCGAACTACGAACCTTACTTGGACGGCGTAGAGGAAGTGTCGGAAGAGAACCTGGAGAAAATCATCGAATTGGATCCGGATTTGATCATCGGTTACTCGACTCTTCAAAACGTCGATAAACTGGAACAAATTGCACCGACTGTCACTTTTACTTACGGCAAAGTCGACTATTTGACACAGCACGTGGAAATCGGGAAACTATTGAATAAAGAAGACGAAGCCCAAGCATTCGTTGATGACTTTAAAGAGCGCGCACAAGCCGCGGGTGAAGAGATCAAAGCGGAAATCGGCGCAGATGCAACGGTCTCCGTCATCGAGAACTTTGATAAGCAATTGTACGTATACGGCGACAACTGGGGCCGCGGCACCGAGATCCTGTATCAGGAAATGGGCTTGAACATGCCGGAAAAAGTCGAAGAAATGGCACTTTCTGATGGGTACTATGCCTTGTCACAAGAAGTTCTCCCTGAATATATGGGCGATTACGTAATCTTCAGCAAAGACTCCGAACAGGATAATTCCTTCCAGGAAACGGACCTTTACCAAAATACGCCAGCTGTAAAGAACGATCAAGTATTCGAAGTGGATGCAAAGAAATTCTATTTCAACGATCCAATTTCCCTCGATTACCAGCTTGAGTTGTTCCAGGAAAAATTCCTTGGCCAATAA
- a CDS encoding FecCD family ABC transporter permease has product MRYNARFSYIFGISLLALVLAFVVSMVFGAADVSLENLWLALFSDSTGQQISVIQEIRLPREVAAIFVGAALAVSGAIMQGMTRNPLADPGLLGLTAGANAALAATLAFIPGANYFGIMIACFIGAAIGAGLVFGIGASRRGGFSPFRIVLAGAAVSAFLTAIAEAIGLLFKISKDVSMWTAGGLIGTSWGQLQIIVPFITIALFVALLLSRQLAVLSLSEEAAIGLGQKTGQIKAMLFVVVTLLAGAAVALAGNLAFIGLMIPHIVRVIVGSDYRFIIPMSAVTGAIFMLLADLFGRTVNAPFETPVAAVVAMLGLPFFLLIVRKGGGAFT; this is encoded by the coding sequence ATGCGTTATAACGCCCGTTTTTCATACATATTTGGAATCAGCCTGCTGGCACTTGTGCTGGCTTTTGTTGTGTCGATGGTCTTTGGCGCCGCTGATGTCAGCCTGGAAAATTTATGGCTGGCCCTTTTCTCTGACAGCACCGGACAACAAATATCGGTCATCCAGGAAATTCGACTGCCGCGCGAAGTGGCCGCGATTTTCGTCGGCGCGGCACTCGCCGTCTCAGGCGCAATTATGCAAGGCATGACCCGCAATCCATTGGCAGACCCGGGCTTACTCGGTTTGACTGCAGGCGCCAATGCAGCATTGGCCGCGACTTTGGCGTTCATCCCCGGAGCTAATTACTTCGGTATCATGATCGCTTGCTTTATCGGGGCTGCGATTGGGGCCGGGCTCGTCTTCGGCATCGGGGCTTCGCGGCGCGGCGGCTTTTCGCCGTTTCGCATCGTCCTTGCCGGAGCTGCGGTGTCAGCGTTTTTAACCGCCATTGCAGAAGCGATCGGCTTATTGTTCAAAATCTCCAAAGACGTCTCCATGTGGACGGCCGGCGGCTTGATCGGCACCTCCTGGGGTCAGTTACAAATCATTGTTCCGTTTATCACCATCGCATTGTTTGTCGCTTTATTGCTGTCCCGCCAACTGGCGGTATTGAGCTTAAGTGAAGAAGCAGCGATCGGGCTTGGCCAAAAAACCGGCCAGATCAAAGCGATGCTGTTTGTCGTCGTGACTTTATTGGCTGGTGCCGCTGTAGCTTTAGCCGGCAACCTGGCATTCATCGGCTTGATGATCCCGCACATCGTCCGCGTAATCGTCGGCAGCGATTACCGCTTCATCATCCCGATGTCTGCCGTCACAGGCGCCATTTTCATGCTGCTTGCCGATTTGTTCGGCCGCACGGTCAACGCACCGTTTGAAACGCCGGTCGCAGCGGTGGTCGCCATGCTCGGCTTGCCGTTCTTCCTGCTGATTGTCCGTAAAGGTGGAGGTGCGTTCACATGA
- a CDS encoding FecCD family ABC transporter permease, which yields MIQQHLIRKQRITLLVLTIILLVTAVLSLGLGYSTLGFGRIVPVLMGQGDFKEEFVLFSIRMPRLLITFLAGMALALSGAVLQSITRNDLADPGIIGINSGAGVAIAIFFLFIPVEPGSFAFLLPFVAFLGAFITAILIYLFSRDPRTGLQPVRLVLVGIGFSMALSGVMIVLISSAEREKVDFIAQWLAGSIWGTDWPFILALLPWLVLLIPFVLYKANRLNILGLGEPAAIGLGLNIGKERAVLLLAAVALAAAAVSVTGSIAFIGLMAPHLAKALVGPRHQLFLPVAILLGGWLLLAADTIGRNLLEPSGIPAGVMAALIGAPYFVYLLMKK from the coding sequence ATGATCCAACAACATTTGATCCGCAAGCAGCGCATCACTTTGCTCGTGCTTACCATTATCCTCCTAGTCACCGCCGTCTTGAGTTTAGGGCTCGGCTATTCGACGCTCGGCTTCGGCCGGATTGTCCCTGTCCTGATGGGCCAGGGTGATTTTAAAGAAGAATTTGTGCTCTTCTCCATCCGCATGCCAAGGCTGCTCATTACGTTCCTTGCCGGGATGGCACTCGCATTATCGGGCGCCGTTTTGCAGAGTATTACGCGCAATGATTTGGCCGATCCCGGTATCATCGGAATCAATTCCGGTGCCGGTGTCGCCATCGCCATCTTTTTCTTGTTTATCCCTGTGGAACCAGGCTCTTTTGCATTCTTGCTGCCGTTCGTGGCATTTCTCGGCGCTTTTATCACGGCAATCCTGATTTACTTGTTCTCCCGTGATCCGCGAACGGGCCTTCAACCGGTGCGGCTTGTGCTGGTCGGCATCGGCTTTTCGATGGCCTTATCCGGCGTCATGATCGTGCTCATTTCATCTGCGGAACGGGAAAAAGTGGACTTCATCGCCCAGTGGCTTGCCGGTTCCATTTGGGGCACCGATTGGCCGTTCATCCTGGCGCTGTTGCCTTGGCTTGTCCTGTTGATTCCATTTGTCCTCTATAAAGCGAACCGCCTCAATATCCTTGGTCTCGGTGAACCGGCCGCGATCGGGCTCGGGCTCAATATCGGCAAAGAGCGCGCTGTCCTTTTGCTTGCGGCTGTCGCGCTCGCTGCCGCTGCGGTTTCCGTGACCGGCAGCATCGCCTTCATCGGCTTGATGGCCCCGCACCTTGCAAAAGCGCTCGTCGGGCCGCGCCATCAATTATTCCTTCCCGTCGCCATTTTGCTCGGCGGCTGGCTATTGCTCGCAGCAGACACAATCGGCCGCAACCTGCTTGAACCGTCCGGCATTCCGGCCGGCGTCATGGCCGCTTTGATCGGCGCACCCTATTTCGTTTATTTATTGATGAAGAAATAA
- the nhaC gene encoding Na+/H+ antiporter NhaC, translated as MKEEKKRPKQQEIEVPFWLALLPLVFMVAAMAVTIIIFEGSPHIPLLLGTTIAVIIAWRLGYRWHMIEEGAYKGIRLALPALVIIIMVGMIIASWIGGGIVATMIYYGLKIITPSLFLVTICLICALVAGAIGSSWSTMGTVGIAGMGIGASMGIPAAMVAGAVISGSYFGDKMSPLSDTTNLAAGVTNTNLFVHIRHMIYTTIPGLIIALGAYFFLGRQFAGNSVDSGNINTILASLEENFVISPWLLLVPLAVIVLVMKKVPALPALGIGIVLGWLCHIFVQGGSVAEAVNALHDGYVITSGNEVVDSLFNRGGIDSMMFVISLTIFAMTFGGVLEHTGMLKSIVTKILKLAKTAGSLVAATVASAFLTNVTASEQYISILLPGRMYARAYQDQGLHSKNLSRALEDGGTITSPFVPWNTCGVFILATLAVHPFAYAPYAVLNYSVPIIAIIMAFLGWKVEFMTDEEMQKLKEREARMAMEAQEEPV; from the coding sequence ATGAAAGAGGAGAAGAAACGACCGAAACAGCAGGAGATTGAAGTGCCCTTCTGGCTGGCTTTGCTGCCGCTGGTTTTCATGGTCGCGGCGATGGCTGTCACGATCATCATTTTTGAGGGCAGCCCGCATATTCCCTTGCTTCTCGGCACGACCATCGCTGTCATCATCGCCTGGCGGTTGGGGTACCGCTGGCACATGATCGAAGAGGGTGCCTATAAAGGAATCCGGCTTGCTTTGCCGGCTTTGGTCATCATCATCATGGTCGGCATGATCATCGCTTCATGGATCGGCGGGGGCATCGTCGCGACGATGATTTATTATGGCTTGAAAATCATTACGCCGTCATTATTCCTCGTTACGATCTGTTTGATCTGTGCCTTGGTTGCGGGTGCGATCGGCAGTTCCTGGTCGACGATGGGCACGGTCGGCATCGCCGGCATGGGCATCGGGGCGAGCATGGGGATACCCGCGGCGATGGTCGCGGGAGCGGTCATCTCGGGCTCTTATTTCGGGGACAAGATGTCGCCGCTGTCCGATACGACCAATTTGGCGGCAGGGGTGACGAACACCAATTTGTTCGTCCACATCCGCCACATGATCTACACTACGATTCCGGGGCTCATCATCGCGCTCGGCGCTTACTTTTTCCTTGGGCGCCAGTTTGCTGGGAACTCGGTCGATAGCGGCAATATTAACACGATCCTGGCATCGCTAGAAGAAAACTTCGTCATTTCGCCGTGGCTCTTGCTCGTGCCTTTAGCGGTCATCGTATTGGTCATGAAGAAAGTACCGGCACTTCCGGCGCTTGGAATCGGCATCGTGCTCGGCTGGCTATGCCATATTTTCGTACAGGGCGGCTCGGTCGCAGAAGCGGTCAATGCCCTGCATGACGGCTATGTCATCACATCCGGCAACGAAGTGGTCGATTCCTTGTTCAATCGGGGCGGCATCGATTCGATGATGTTCGTCATTTCCTTGACGATTTTCGCCATGACCTTCGGGGGCGTGCTGGAACATACAGGCATGTTGAAATCGATCGTCACGAAGATCCTGAAGCTGGCGAAGACGGCCGGCAGCCTGGTTGCTGCAACGGTCGCATCGGCGTTCTTGACGAATGTCACGGCATCCGAACAATATATTTCGATCCTGTTGCCGGGGCGCATGTATGCGCGGGCTTATCAGGATCAGGGCTTGCATTCGAAAAACCTGTCGCGCGCACTGGAAGACGGCGGCACGATTACCTCGCCGTTTGTTCCATGGAACACATGCGGCGTCTTCATCCTGGCAACGCTTGCGGTCCATCCATTCGCCTATGCACCGTATGCGGTATTGAATTACTCGGTGCCGATCATCGCCATCATCATGGCGTTCCTCGGCTGGAAAGTGGAATTCATGACCGATGAGGAAATGCAGAAGCTCAAAGAACGCGAAGCGCGCATGGCAATGGAAGCGCAGGAAGAACCGGTTTAA
- a CDS encoding dihydrofolate reductase family protein: MGKLTVSMYITLDGVMEEPSWTAAYWDDELAQFQLDQLYGNDALLLGRVTYEGFAAAWPTAEDEHGFADRMNEIPKYVVSTTLKRTEWNARLINQDFAEEIKRLKKTGQRLLVYGSAELIDTLIEYDLVDELHLMTFPLLLGEGKKLFRDGVSPTAFKLLKSFSTDQGVLIANYAPER; encoded by the coding sequence GTGGGAAAATTGACCGTTTCAATGTACATTACGCTTGATGGCGTCATGGAAGAGCCGTCATGGACGGCAGCCTATTGGGATGATGAACTTGCGCAATTTCAATTGGATCAGCTTTATGGCAATGATGCCTTGTTGCTTGGGCGCGTCACGTATGAAGGATTCGCCGCCGCTTGGCCGACTGCAGAAGATGAACACGGCTTTGCGGACCGGATGAATGAAATCCCGAAATATGTCGTTTCGACGACGCTGAAGCGGACCGAATGGAATGCGCGCTTGATCAACCAGGATTTCGCCGAGGAGATCAAAAGGCTGAAGAAGACCGGCCAGCGCTTACTCGTCTATGGCAGCGCCGAACTCATCGACACCTTGATCGAATACGATTTAGTTGATGAATTGCATTTGATGACCTTTCCGCTGCTACTGGGCGAAGGGAAAAAACTATTCCGTGATGGCGTCTCGCCAACTGCATTCAAATTGCTGAAAAGCTTTTCGACCGACCAAGGCGTCCTGATCGCCAACTATGCGCCTGAACGGTGA